In the Syntrophus aciditrophicus SB genome, CGGGTTATCATACTTTGCCTTGATTTTTTTCCGGTCATCTGACATAAATAGCATATAAAATCGAGCTCAAATTACTCAATAAAGGAATCAGATCGTTGAACATCCAATACAAGATATGGCTGGAAAAGGATGGCCGCGTCCTTTTCGGCAAGGGCCGCGACGAACTGCTTAAGGCTATCGCGGAGTGCCGGAGTCTGAATGCAGCCGCCAAAAAACTGAATATGTCTTATCGGGCCGCCTGGGGCAGGTTGAAGGCTTCCGAGAAACGACTGGGCATCCCCCTCGTGGAAATCGAATCGCAGAAGCAGGGGATGCATCTGACCGAGCAGGCTGAAGCGCTGCTCAAGGCTTTCGATCAGCTCGATGAGGAAGTCTCTTCCCTGATCGCTCAAAGGACTCAGCAATTGTCCTTTATCTGTAACCCCGACAACAGGAAAAAGGATTCTCCCAATAGCCCGTAAAGCTAAGCATCGATTTAAAATTACAATCCTTTCCTGAGATCAGAATT is a window encoding:
- a CDS encoding winged helix-turn-helix domain-containing protein, whose amino-acid sequence is MNIQYKIWLEKDGRVLFGKGRDELLKAIAECRSLNAAAKKLNMSYRAAWGRLKASEKRLGIPLVEIESQKQGMHLTEQAEALLKAFDQLDEEVSSLIAQRTQQLSFICNPDNRKKDSPNSP